One Chlamydiota bacterium DNA window includes the following coding sequences:
- a CDS encoding Gfo/Idh/MocA family oxidoreductase — protein MERMRVAVVGVGNLGRHHARIYAGLPGVELVGVVDIDDRAAYKIARKFGTTPYRSLGEIPGTLDAVSVVVPTQAHRPVSIEALKLGAHVLLEKPIALDMQEANEIIDAAHSRNLVLQIGHIERFNPAIVALRKILTRVGFIEVHRLSPYKHEGTEVGVVLDLMIHDIDIILTIVASPLVEIQAVGIPVLSRSEDIANARLRFENGCIANVTASRISFEKVRKIRVFQSNAYLSLDYQNQEGMIYRKDGGGIVREKLPLEKDEPLKLEIVSFLDCVRASREPLVPGEQGRQALRVASEITRLCRENPLYKAAIEEQRTSPPIDLGKLR, from the coding sequence ATGGAGAGGATGCGCGTGGCGGTGGTGGGGGTGGGCAACCTCGGAAGGCACCATGCCCGGATCTACGCCGGTCTGCCGGGCGTGGAGCTCGTCGGGGTGGTGGATATCGACGACCGGGCGGCGTACAAGATCGCCCGAAAGTTCGGCACGACCCCGTACCGGAGCCTCGGCGAGATCCCCGGGACGCTGGACGCGGTGAGCGTGGTGGTCCCGACGCAGGCGCACCGCCCGGTGTCGATCGAGGCGCTCAAGCTCGGCGCGCACGTGCTCCTGGAGAAGCCGATCGCCCTGGACATGCAGGAGGCGAACGAGATCATCGACGCCGCCCACTCGAGGAACCTGGTGCTCCAGATCGGGCACATCGAGCGCTTCAACCCCGCCATCGTCGCCCTGCGGAAGATACTCACGCGGGTCGGGTTCATCGAGGTCCACCGCCTCTCCCCGTACAAGCACGAGGGGACGGAGGTCGGGGTGGTGCTCGACCTGATGATCCACGATATCGACATCATCCTCACCATCGTGGCGTCGCCGCTGGTGGAGATCCAGGCGGTCGGAATCCCCGTGCTGAGCCGGAGCGAGGATATCGCCAATGCCCGCCTCCGGTTTGAGAACGGCTGCATCGCCAACGTCACCGCGAGCCGGATCAGCTTCGAGAAGGTGCGCAAGATCAGGGTGTTCCAGAGCAACGCCTACCTCTCCCTGGACTACCAGAACCAGGAGGGGATGATCTACCGGAAGGACGGCGGGGGCATCGTCCGGGAGAAGCTGCCGCTCGAGAAAGACGAGCCGCTCAAGCTCGAGATCGTGTCGTTCCTCGACTGCGTGCGCGCCTCGCGGGAGCCGCTTGTCCCCGGGGAGCAGGGGCGGCAGGCGCTCCGGGTCGCCTCGGAGATCACCCGGCTCTGCCGGGAGAACCCGCTCTACAAGGCCGCGATCGAGGAGCAGCGGACGTCGCCGCCGATCGACCTGGGGAAATTGCGCTGA
- a CDS encoding LpxI family protein, which yields MKTLGIIAGCGGLPFATAREARHKGVERLVAVAFPGQTSPEFEELVDEIHWVGLGQLGKLLRAFRGAGVREAVMVGGLEPKSVISVRALDLRMLALAARVPDRRPGTVLKAIAGELEKEGVTLLDSTTYLSSCVAGKGVMTRAAPGKAVLDEIAFGSPLARELARLDIGQTVVVRKKAVVAVEAMEGTDETLRRAAALCPEGMVAVKVSRPRQDMRFDVPVVGETTIRLLLDARAAALALEAGRTIILDRGEVLRKADAAGMAVVGI from the coding sequence ATGAAGACGCTGGGCATCATCGCCGGATGCGGGGGCCTCCCGTTCGCCACGGCGCGGGAGGCCCGCCACAAGGGGGTGGAGCGTCTCGTGGCCGTGGCCTTCCCGGGCCAGACCTCGCCGGAATTTGAGGAACTGGTCGACGAGATCCACTGGGTCGGCCTGGGCCAGCTGGGGAAGCTGCTGCGCGCCTTCCGCGGCGCCGGGGTGCGCGAGGCGGTGATGGTGGGGGGACTCGAGCCGAAGTCGGTCATCAGCGTCCGTGCGCTCGACCTCCGGATGCTCGCCCTCGCGGCCCGCGTGCCGGATCGGCGCCCGGGCACGGTCCTGAAGGCGATCGCGGGGGAGCTGGAGAAGGAGGGTGTCACGCTTCTCGACTCGACGACCTACCTCTCCTCGTGCGTCGCGGGGAAGGGGGTCATGACCCGCGCCGCGCCGGGGAAGGCGGTTCTGGATGAGATCGCGTTCGGCTCCCCCCTCGCCCGCGAGCTGGCGCGGCTCGACATAGGCCAGACGGTGGTGGTCAGGAAGAAGGCGGTCGTCGCCGTCGAGGCGATGGAGGGGACCGACGAGACGCTGCGGCGCGCCGCCGCCCTCTGCCCCGAGGGGATGGTGGCGGTGAAGGTGAGCCGTCCGAGACAGGATATGCGCTTCGACGTGCCCGTGGTGGGGGAGACGACGATCAGGCTCCTCCTCGACGCGCGGGCGGCCGCGCTCGCGCTGGAGGCCGGGCGCACCATCATCCTGGATCGCGGGGAGGTGTTGCGGAAAGCCGACGCGGCCGGGATGGCGGTGGTGGGGATATAG
- the lpxA gene encoding acyl-ACP--UDP-N-acetylglucosamine O-acyltransferase: MARIHPTAVVHPKAELAEGVEIGAYSIVGEHVRIGCGTTVGPHTVITGRTRIGARNRIFQFASIGEVNQDLKYRGEETRLVIGDDNTIREFVTMQIGTVTGRSETVVGSRNLFMVYCHVAHDCEIGDDCILANAATLAGHIRVENAAIIGGLVGIHQFCRVGTMAIIGGCSKVVQDIPPYMMADGHPARVCGVNLEGLRRRNLPRKAVAEIKAAHKTLFHSSLNVTQAVASLRSEYPASAYVGSIVGFIESSSRGIAR, encoded by the coding sequence ATGGCGAGGATCCACCCTACGGCGGTCGTACACCCGAAGGCGGAGCTGGCGGAGGGCGTCGAGATCGGCGCCTACAGCATCGTCGGGGAGCATGTGCGCATCGGCTGCGGCACGACGGTCGGGCCGCACACGGTGATCACCGGGCGGACGCGCATCGGCGCGCGGAACCGGATATTCCAGTTCGCCTCGATCGGAGAGGTAAACCAGGATCTCAAGTATCGGGGGGAGGAGACGCGCCTCGTCATCGGGGACGATAACACGATCCGGGAGTTCGTGACGATGCAGATCGGCACGGTGACGGGGCGCTCCGAGACCGTCGTCGGCAGCCGCAACCTGTTCATGGTCTACTGCCATGTCGCGCACGACTGCGAGATCGGCGACGACTGCATCCTCGCCAACGCCGCGACCCTCGCCGGCCACATCCGCGTCGAGAACGCGGCGATCATCGGGGGGCTCGTCGGCATCCACCAGTTCTGCAGGGTCGGGACGATGGCGATCATCGGGGGCTGCTCGAAGGTGGTGCAGGATATCCCCCCGTACATGATGGCCGACGGGCATCCCGCGCGCGTCTGCGGCGTGAACCTGGAGGGGCTCAGGAGGAGGAACCTCCCCCGCAAGGCGGTCGCCGAGATCAAGGCGGCGCACAAGACGCTCTTTCACTCCTCCCTCAACGTGACCCAGGCGGTCGCCAGCCTGAGGTCGGAGTACCCGGCCTCGGCGTACGTCGGATCGATCGTCGGGTTCATCGAGAGCTCCTCGCGCGGCATCGCCCGTTGA
- a CDS encoding bifunctional UDP-3-O-[3-hydroxymyristoyl] N-acetylglucosamine deacetylase/3-hydroxyacyl-ACP dehydratase, which translates to MPNQRTIKTPVCLTGVGVHTGSKTRLVFTPAPPDTGVRFVRTDLPGAPAVPALACNVSDVRRGTTISLDGAEVHTVEHVLAAIRGCGLDNVVVELDANEPPVGDGSAVAYVRMIRSAGIEEQDAPRRELVLSEPVWVAKDNAAIAVIPAPEFRISYTMDFRHPTLPAQFVSFLLNEETFEREIAPGRTFCFYHEIEYLVSQGLIKGGSLECAVVIGDGVIYSKERLRFPDEFARHKVLDIIGDLCLVGTHLRAHVIAMRSGHELNVEVARKLAALAVRGKAPVRTHAQEGTVMDIQEIRRILPHRFPFLLVDRIVEVSGRERIVGIKNVTANEPFFTGHFPQRPVMPGVLIIEALAQTAGVLMLGTQENLGKLAFFMGIENAKFRKPVIPGDQLRLEVEVIRWKTKTGRVRGIARVDGKVAAEAELTFSFI; encoded by the coding sequence ATGCCGAACCAGCGCACGATTAAGACCCCCGTCTGCCTGACGGGCGTCGGGGTGCACACGGGCAGCAAGACCCGCCTGGTCTTCACGCCCGCCCCCCCGGACACCGGCGTGCGGTTCGTGCGCACGGACCTCCCCGGCGCGCCCGCGGTCCCCGCGCTCGCCTGCAACGTCTCCGACGTCCGCCGCGGCACGACGATCTCCCTCGACGGGGCGGAGGTCCACACGGTGGAGCACGTCCTCGCGGCGATCCGCGGCTGCGGGCTCGACAACGTGGTCGTCGAACTCGACGCCAACGAGCCCCCCGTGGGCGACGGGAGCGCCGTGGCGTACGTGCGGATGATCAGATCGGCCGGGATCGAGGAGCAGGACGCCCCGCGGCGGGAGCTCGTCCTCTCCGAGCCGGTCTGGGTGGCCAAGGACAACGCCGCCATCGCCGTCATACCCGCCCCCGAGTTCAGGATCTCCTACACGATGGATTTCAGGCACCCGACGCTCCCCGCCCAGTTCGTGAGCTTCTTGTTGAACGAGGAGACGTTCGAGCGCGAGATCGCGCCGGGGCGCACCTTCTGCTTCTACCACGAGATCGAGTACCTGGTCTCCCAGGGGCTGATCAAGGGCGGGAGCCTCGAGTGCGCCGTGGTGATCGGCGACGGGGTGATCTACAGCAAGGAGCGGCTCCGGTTCCCCGACGAGTTTGCCCGCCACAAGGTCCTGGATATCATCGGCGACCTGTGCCTCGTGGGCACGCACCTGCGCGCCCACGTGATCGCGATGCGCTCGGGGCACGAACTGAACGTGGAGGTCGCCCGCAAGCTCGCGGCGCTCGCCGTTCGCGGCAAGGCGCCCGTTCGAACGCATGCACAGGAGGGAACCGTGATGGACATCCAGGAGATCAGGCGCATCCTCCCCCACCGATTCCCCTTCCTGCTGGTGGACCGGATCGTGGAGGTCAGCGGGAGGGAGAGGATCGTGGGGATAAAGAACGTCACCGCGAACGAGCCGTTCTTCACCGGGCACTTCCCGCAGCGGCCGGTGATGCCCGGCGTCCTCATCATTGAGGCGCTCGCGCAGACCGCCGGGGTTCTGATGCTCGGCACCCAGGAGAACCTCGGCAAGCTCGCCTTCTTCATGGGGATCGAGAACGCGAAGTTCCGGAAACCGGTGATCCCCGGCGACCAGCTTCGCCTCGAGGTGGAGGTCATCCGCTGGAAGACCAAGACCGGCAGGGTGCGGGGCATCGCCCGGGTGGACGGGAAGGTCGCCGCGGAGGCGGAGCTGACGTTCAGCTTTATCTAG
- the lpxD gene encoding UDP-3-O-(3-hydroxymyristoyl)glucosamine N-acyltransferase has protein sequence MKITLKEIASLIGGEIEGDPKAVITGASGIKEAREGHLTFLANPKYAPLLETTRAAAVVVQKGLKVASACALVRVDNPSFAFSKLIELFGPKKPEFPKGVDARAAVGKKAVLGADVSIGPFAVVEDGAVIGDRTVIRSGVYIGHETSIGEDCHIYPNVIIRERCVVGRRVSIHSGSVIGSDGFGYVAVKGVHQKIPQIGTVEIEDDVEIGSNVTIDRARFEKTIIRKGTKIDNLVQIAHNCDIGENSIIVAQVGISGSTTVGRNVILAGQVGVVGHVTIGDNTIIGAKGGVSKNVPPNSFYIGIPAMEGKGFKKVHAALLRLPQLIRKVRRIEQRLEKGGRPGRNDAEPAHD, from the coding sequence ATGAAGATCACATTGAAGGAGATCGCCTCCCTGATCGGCGGGGAGATAGAGGGGGACCCGAAAGCCGTGATCACCGGCGCATCGGGGATCAAGGAGGCGCGGGAGGGGCATCTCACCTTCCTCGCCAATCCGAAATACGCGCCGCTGCTCGAGACGACGCGGGCCGCGGCGGTGGTGGTCCAGAAAGGGCTCAAGGTCGCCTCGGCGTGCGCCCTGGTCCGGGTCGACAACCCGTCGTTCGCCTTCTCGAAACTGATCGAGCTCTTCGGCCCGAAGAAGCCCGAGTTCCCGAAGGGGGTCGACGCGCGGGCCGCGGTCGGGAAGAAGGCGGTGCTCGGCGCGGATGTCTCAATCGGTCCGTTCGCGGTGGTGGAGGACGGGGCCGTCATCGGCGACCGCACCGTCATCCGGAGCGGCGTCTACATCGGCCACGAAACCTCCATCGGCGAGGATTGCCACATCTACCCGAACGTCATCATCCGGGAGCGCTGCGTCGTCGGCCGGCGGGTGAGCATCCACAGCGGCAGCGTGATCGGGAGCGACGGCTTCGGCTACGTCGCGGTCAAGGGGGTCCACCAGAAGATCCCCCAGATCGGCACCGTGGAGATCGAGGACGACGTGGAGATCGGCTCGAACGTGACGATCGACCGCGCCCGCTTCGAGAAGACGATCATCCGGAAGGGGACGAAGATCGACAACCTCGTCCAGATCGCCCACAACTGCGACATTGGGGAGAACTCGATCATCGTGGCGCAGGTGGGGATCTCGGGGAGCACCACGGTCGGGAGGAACGTGATCCTGGCCGGGCAGGTCGGCGTCGTCGGGCACGTGACGATCGGCGACAACACGATCATCGGCGCCAAGGGCGGCGTCTCCAAGAACGTGCCCCCGAACTCGTTCTACATCGGCATCCCGGCGATGGAGGGGAAGGGGTTCAAGAAGGTGCACGCCGCGCTCCTGCGCCTGCCGCAGCTTATCCGGAAGGTCCGCCGGATCGAACAGCGTCTCGAAAAGGGCGGGAGGCCCGGGCGGAACGATGCCGAACCAGCGCACGATTAA
- a CDS encoding OmpH family outer membrane protein codes for MGVRPRRAAAALLAAGCACAAAVAGAAGVKIGYIEVERVFEKYQKTLDLNEKLQQERKEKIAARKTMVEEINALKDEADLLRDEPKKKKEAVVDEKVKALYQFEEKVKREAVQKQARLQEEILGDIRAALAEIGRADGYALILSFTAEEIGYRADALDLTEGIVKALNKKYADARR; via the coding sequence ATGGGCGTGAGGCCAAGACGGGCTGCCGCGGCGCTGCTCGCGGCGGGGTGTGCGTGCGCGGCGGCCGTGGCGGGGGCCGCCGGCGTCAAGATCGGCTACATCGAGGTGGAGCGGGTGTTCGAGAAGTACCAGAAGACCCTCGATCTGAACGAGAAGCTCCAGCAGGAGCGCAAGGAGAAGATCGCCGCGCGGAAGACGATGGTGGAGGAGATCAACGCGCTGAAGGACGAGGCGGATCTCCTGCGCGATGAGCCGAAAAAGAAGAAGGAGGCGGTCGTTGACGAGAAGGTCAAGGCGCTCTATCAGTTCGAGGAGAAGGTGAAGCGCGAGGCGGTGCAGAAGCAGGCGCGCCTCCAGGAGGAGATCCTCGGCGACATACGCGCCGCGCTGGCCGAAATCGGGAGGGCGGACGGGTACGCCCTGATCCTCTCCTTCACCGCCGAGGAGATCGGGTACCGCGCCGATGCGCTGGATCTCACCGAGGGGATCGTCAAGGCGCTCAACAAGAAGTACGCCGACGCGAGGAGATAG